The Fundidesulfovibrio magnetotacticus genome contains a region encoding:
- the rpoC gene encoding DNA-directed RNA polymerase subunit beta' has translation MRGTAATQLSSRTLKAIKISIASPEKIREWSFGEVKKPETINYRTFKPERDGLFCAKIFGPVKDYECNCGKYKRMKHRGIVCEKCGVEVIASKVRRERMGHIELAAPVAHIWFLKTLPSKIGTLLDMTMVDLEKVLYFDSYVVIDPKETNLARLQVISEDQYLQIIDHYGEDAVTVGMGAEAIRSFIEEIDLAKLRAELREESLTTRSQTKKKKIIKRLKIVEAFLESNNKPEWMVMEVIPVIPPELRPLVPLDGGRFATSDLNDLYRRVINRNNRLKRLLELGAPDIIIRNEKRMLQEAVDALFDNGRRGRAITGTNGRPLKSLSDMIKGKQGRFRQNLLGKRVDYSGRSVIVVGPKLKLHQCGLPKKMALELFKPFIYAKLEEKGLATTIKTAKKMVEREELVVWDILEDVVREYPIMLNRAPTLHRLGIQSFEPTLVEGKAIQLHPLVCAAYNADFDGDQMAVHVPLSVEAQIECRVLMMSTNNILSPANGNPIIVPSQDIVLGLYYLTVERSFQPGEGKVFANPMECITAHHAGIVHLHARVKVRMDGKLVLTSPGRIMVGELLPPEAPFELVNTVLNKKSIGRLVSEVYRLAGTKATVLLCDHLKDLGFEYATRAGVSIGVKDLTIPRMKAVILEKSTNEVDEIQQQYAEGIITRTEKYNKVVDVWTKATNDVASEMMKEISTDLMVDEKSGKEERNTSFNAIFMMTHSGSRGNPDQMRQLAGMRGLMAKPSGEIIETPITSNFREGLSVAQYFNSTHGARKGLADTALKTANSGYLTRRLVDVVQDVIITEIDCGTVDGLEIKHYEKSGEIKQRLAERALGRVVMFDVFDPETYEVLIPANTVVDETWALRIEELGLPNLTIRSTLTCQSGQGVCAMCYGRDLARGHLVNVGETVGIIAAQSIGEPGTQLTMRTFHIGGTAAREIEKSSIPAQHAGRAVLHRIKLVKNQEGVQIVLGKSGQVSIVDDQGREREKYSLPSGARLMVTDGQTIKKDQILAEWDPFNEPFVTDVEGVVKFTDIIEGKTYQEKVDDATKRATQTIIEYRTTPYRPTITVVGDDGQAKIRPGTNSAAIFQLPVGAIIMIRDGEPVKAGDVLARKPRESSKTKDIVGGLPRVAELFEVRKPKDLAVVSEIDGIVSFGPETKGKRKVIVTPETGDPKEYLVPRGKHITAQEGDFVEAGECLTEGNPELHDILKIKGEKVLARYLVEEIQDVYRFQGVNINDKHIEIIVRQMLKKVAVTDSGDTNFLIGEQVDKAKFMEENARVMQEGLKPAVAEPLVLGITQSSLSTDSFISAASFQETTKVLTEASLMGKEDHLRGLKENVIVGRLIPAGTGYRRYMDTEIEVPDQPERPERFVDDLEETSASYLDQ, from the coding sequence TCGACTCCTACGTGGTCATCGACCCCAAGGAGACCAATCTTGCGCGCCTCCAGGTGATCAGCGAGGACCAGTACCTCCAGATCATCGACCACTACGGCGAGGACGCCGTCACCGTGGGCATGGGCGCGGAGGCCATCCGCTCCTTCATCGAGGAGATCGACCTGGCCAAGCTGCGGGCAGAACTGCGCGAGGAATCGCTCACCACCCGCTCCCAGACCAAGAAGAAGAAGATCATCAAGCGCCTGAAGATCGTCGAGGCGTTCCTGGAGTCCAACAACAAGCCCGAGTGGATGGTCATGGAAGTGATTCCGGTCATCCCGCCCGAGCTTCGCCCCCTGGTTCCCCTGGACGGCGGCCGCTTCGCCACCTCGGACCTGAACGACCTCTACCGCCGCGTGATCAACCGCAACAACCGTCTGAAAAGACTGTTGGAGCTGGGCGCGCCGGACATCATCATCCGCAACGAGAAGCGCATGCTTCAGGAGGCCGTGGACGCGCTGTTCGACAACGGCCGCCGGGGCCGAGCCATCACGGGCACCAACGGCCGTCCGCTCAAGTCCCTCTCGGACATGATCAAGGGCAAGCAGGGCCGCTTCCGTCAGAACCTGCTGGGCAAGCGCGTGGACTACTCGGGCCGTTCCGTCATCGTGGTGGGCCCCAAGCTGAAGCTGCACCAGTGCGGCCTGCCCAAGAAGATGGCCCTTGAGCTCTTCAAACCCTTCATCTACGCCAAGCTGGAAGAAAAGGGCCTGGCCACCACCATCAAGACCGCCAAGAAGATGGTGGAACGCGAAGAGCTGGTGGTCTGGGACATCCTGGAAGACGTGGTGCGCGAATACCCCATCATGCTCAACCGCGCCCCCACGCTGCACAGGCTGGGCATCCAGTCCTTCGAGCCCACCCTTGTGGAAGGCAAGGCCATCCAGCTGCACCCCCTGGTCTGCGCCGCCTACAACGCCGACTTCGACGGCGACCAGATGGCCGTGCACGTGCCCCTCTCCGTGGAGGCCCAGATCGAATGCCGCGTGCTCATGATGAGCACCAACAACATCCTCTCGCCCGCCAACGGCAACCCCATCATCGTGCCCTCCCAGGACATCGTGCTGGGGCTTTACTACCTCACCGTGGAGCGCAGCTTCCAGCCCGGCGAGGGCAAGGTGTTCGCGAACCCCATGGAGTGCATCACCGCGCACCATGCGGGCATCGTGCACCTGCACGCCAGGGTGAAGGTGCGCATGGACGGCAAGCTGGTGCTCACCAGCCCCGGACGCATCATGGTGGGCGAACTGCTGCCCCCCGAGGCCCCCTTCGAGCTGGTGAACACCGTGCTCAACAAGAAGTCCATCGGCCGCCTGGTGAGCGAGGTCTACCGCCTGGCCGGAACCAAGGCCACGGTGCTCCTCTGCGACCACCTGAAAGACCTGGGCTTCGAGTACGCCACCCGCGCGGGCGTCTCCATCGGCGTGAAGGACCTGACCATCCCGCGCATGAAGGCCGTGATCCTGGAGAAGTCCACCAACGAGGTGGACGAAATCCAGCAGCAGTACGCCGAGGGCATCATCACCCGCACGGAGAAGTACAACAAGGTCGTGGACGTGTGGACCAAAGCCACCAACGACGTGGCCTCCGAGATGATGAAGGAGATCTCCACCGACCTCATGGTGGACGAGAAGTCCGGCAAGGAGGAGCGCAACACCTCCTTCAACGCCATCTTCATGATGACCCACTCCGGATCGCGAGGCAACCCCGACCAGATGCGCCAGCTCGCGGGCATGCGCGGCCTCATGGCCAAGCCCTCCGGCGAAATCATCGAAACGCCCATCACGTCCAACTTCCGTGAAGGCCTCTCGGTGGCGCAGTACTTCAACTCCACCCACGGCGCTCGTAAGGGCCTGGCCGACACGGCGCTCAAAACCGCCAACTCCGGCTACCTCACCCGCCGCCTCGTGGACGTTGTGCAGGACGTGATCATCACCGAGATCGACTGCGGCACCGTGGACGGCCTGGAGATCAAGCACTACGAGAAGTCGGGCGAGATCAAGCAGCGCCTGGCCGAGCGCGCCCTGGGCCGCGTGGTCATGTTCGACGTGTTCGATCCCGAGACCTACGAGGTGCTCATCCCCGCCAACACCGTGGTGGACGAGACCTGGGCCCTGCGCATCGAGGAACTTGGCCTGCCCAACCTGACCATCCGCTCCACGCTCACCTGCCAGTCCGGGCAGGGCGTGTGCGCCATGTGCTACGGTCGCGACCTGGCCCGCGGGCACCTGGTCAACGTGGGCGAGACCGTGGGCATCATCGCCGCGCAGTCCATCGGCGAACCAGGCACGCAGCTGACCATGCGCACCTTCCACATCGGCGGCACGGCGGCCCGCGAAATCGAAAAATCGTCCATCCCCGCCCAGCATGCCGGCCGCGCGGTGCTCCACCGCATCAAGCTGGTGAAGAACCAGGAAGGCGTGCAGATCGTCCTGGGCAAATCCGGCCAGGTGTCCATCGTGGACGACCAGGGCCGCGAGCGCGAGAAGTACTCCCTGCCCTCGGGCGCGCGCCTCATGGTCACCGACGGACAGACCATCAAGAAAGACCAGATCCTGGCCGAATGGGACCCCTTCAACGAGCCCTTCGTCACCGACGTCGAAGGCGTGGTGAAATTCACCGACATCATCGAAGGCAAGACCTACCAGGAGAAGGTGGACGACGCCACCAAGCGCGCCACCCAGACCATCATCGAATACCGCACAACGCCCTATCGCCCCACCATCACCGTGGTTGGCGACGACGGCCAGGCCAAGATCCGCCCGGGAACCAACTCGGCGGCCATCTTCCAGCTGCCCGTGGGCGCCATCATCATGATCCGCGACGGCGAACCCGTGAAGGCCGGCGACGTGCTGGCACGCAAGCCCCGCGAATCCTCCAAGACCAAGGACATCGTGGGCGGTCTTCCCCGCGTTGCCGAGCTCTTCGAGGTGCGCAAGCCCAAGGACCTCGCCGTGGTCTCCGAAATCGACGGCATCGTATCCTTCGGCCCCGAGACCAAGGGCAAGCGCAAGGTCATCGTCACCCCCGAGACCGGCGACCCCAAGGAATACCTCGTGCCGCGCGGCAAGCACATCACGGCCCAGGAGGGCGACTTCGTGGAAGCCGGCGAGTGCCTCACCGAGGGCAACCCCGAACTGCACGACATCCTGAAGATCAAGGGCGAGAAGGTCCTTGCGCGTTACCTGGTGGAAGAAATCCAGGACGTGTACCGCTTCCAGGGCGTCAACATCAACGACAAGCACATCGAGATCATCGTGCGCCAGATGCTCAAGAAGGTTGCAGTCACCGATTCCGGCGACACCAACTTCCTCATCGGCGAACAGGTGGACAAGGCCAAGTTCATGGAGGAAAACGCCCGCGTGATGCAGGAGGGCCTCAAGCCCGCCGTGGCCGAACCCCTGGTGCTGGGCATCACCCAGTCCAGCCTCTCCACGGACTCCTTCATCTCCGCCGCCTCCTTCCAGGAGACCACCAAGGTGCTCACCGAAGCCTCCCTCATGGGCAAGGAAGATCACCTGCGCGGCCTCAAGGAGAACGTCATCGTGGGCCGTCTCATCCCGGCCGGCACCGGTTACCGCCGCTACATGGACACCGAGATCGAGGTGCCCGACCAGCCCGAGCGCCCCGAGCGCTTCGTTGACGACCTGGAGGAAACCTCCGCCTCCTACCTGGATCAGTAG